A window of the Candidatus Neomarinimicrobiota bacterium genome harbors these coding sequences:
- the rnhA gene encoding ribonuclease HI: MMSKKVYAVFQGHQPGIYNSWDEASEQVKGFKGAIYKSFPREIEAIEWLRECVLHAKEPVTQQLIDLIKNHIDKVGIESKSSLSDPNGEIIIHTDGGASPNPGIGGYGVVLQRGHRRKELSAGYKLTTNNRMEMMAVIVALQALNEASEVVLHTDSKYIVDSVSKRWVYGWKKRGWKKSDGKRPENVDLWEILITLLERHQVEFRWVKGHAGNTENERCDALVAEARKHKNLLVDTGYISS, translated from the coding sequence ATTATGAGTAAAAAGGTATATGCCGTATTCCAGGGACATCAACCAGGAATATATAATTCCTGGGATGAAGCTTCTGAGCAAGTCAAGGGATTCAAGGGTGCAATATATAAAAGTTTCCCCCGAGAGATCGAAGCCATTGAATGGCTGCGGGAATGTGTTCTGCACGCAAAAGAACCAGTGACACAACAGCTCATAGACCTTATCAAGAATCATATTGATAAAGTTGGAATTGAATCAAAATCATCTTTGTCAGATCCTAATGGAGAAATCATCATTCATACCGATGGTGGGGCATCTCCAAATCCCGGGATAGGGGGCTACGGTGTTGTGCTCCAAAGGGGCCACAGGCGTAAAGAGCTATCAGCAGGTTACAAACTCACTACCAACAATCGTATGGAAATGATGGCTGTGATTGTTGCATTACAGGCACTTAATGAAGCTTCTGAAGTTGTCCTGCATACTGATTCCAAATACATCGTGGATTCTGTATCCAAACGCTGGGTGTATGGATGGAAAAAACGGGGTTGGAAGAAATCTGATGGAAAGCGTCCTGAAAACGTAGATCTGTGGGAGATTCTTATCACTTTGCTGGAGAGGCATCAGGTGGAATTTCGCTGGGTGAAAGGTCATGCAGGCAATACGGAGAACGAGCGCTGTGATGCCTTGGTAGCAGAAGCCAGGAAGCATAAAAACCTGTTGGTAGACACAGGGTATATATCGTCTTGA
- a CDS encoding cold-shock protein produces the protein YGFIQQEDGPDVFVHYRAINGSGHVSLKEGQNVTLNVTQGEKGPQAENVTAV, from the coding sequence GCTACGGTTTTATCCAGCAGGAAGATGGTCCAGACGTATTTGTGCATTATCGCGCAATCAACGGTTCAGGACACGTATCATTGAAAGAGGGACAAAACGTTACTTTGAATGTTACACAGGGCGAAAAAGGTCCACAGGCTGAGAACGTAACTGCTGTATAA
- the typA gene encoding translational GTPase TypA, protein MRKEKFRNIAIIAHVDHGKTTLVDGMLRQSGIFRENQELTDRVMDNMDLERERGITISAKNTAIEYNGVKINIIDTPGHADFGGEVERGLNLVDGAMLLVDASEGPLPQTRFVVKKALEKNLRIILVINKIDRPDSRIAEVVDEVFDLFIDLDATDEQIDFPILYTIAKDGIAHAQLGDDSTTLRPLFETIIDYIQGPEGSDDHVPQFLIANLDYDAYVGQIAIGRLRNGVLKMGTNYLLAGEHKQTPNVKFSALYTFDGLRRQQVEEVVSGDIIAFAGIDNISIGDTITSIENPDLLPRIHVDEPTVSMIFYVNTSPFAGQDGKYLTSRHILARLEKEMKFNVSLQIEQLKNRADAFEVRGRGELQMAVLIETMRREGYEFMVSKPRVITKEIDGRLSEPVEKLYLDIPEEFVGVMSEKLSIRKGRMANIINHGSGRVNLEFRIPSRGLIGFRTTFMTETKGAGVMNTIMEGYAPWFGPIPQRNTGALVSDRSGKITAYASLSMEDRGELQLDVGTQVYAGMVIGERNRPGDLDVNITREKKLTNMRSANADQTVTLRKPHLLTLDEAIEFISENELVEITPENIRIRKMELDPNKRLSQARKDKRVDD, encoded by the coding sequence ATGCGCAAAGAAAAATTTAGAAATATCGCCATCATCGCCCACGTTGATCATGGAAAAACAACGCTGGTAGATGGGATGCTTCGACAGAGCGGTATTTTCCGTGAGAACCAGGAACTTACTGATAGAGTCATGGACAATATGGATCTGGAGCGTGAACGCGGTATTACCATTAGCGCAAAAAATACAGCCATTGAATATAATGGTGTTAAAATTAACATTATTGATACCCCTGGACATGCTGATTTTGGTGGTGAAGTAGAGCGAGGTCTAAATCTGGTCGATGGGGCCATGTTATTGGTTGATGCCAGTGAGGGCCCACTGCCCCAGACTCGATTCGTTGTGAAAAAGGCTTTGGAAAAAAATCTCCGGATCATTCTGGTGATCAATAAAATTGATCGTCCTGATTCCAGGATTGCTGAAGTTGTTGACGAAGTATTCGACCTCTTTATTGATCTGGATGCCACAGATGAACAGATCGATTTTCCAATTTTGTATACAATCGCCAAAGACGGTATCGCCCATGCGCAACTGGGTGATGATTCGACGACCCTCCGTCCCCTTTTCGAAACCATTATTGATTATATTCAAGGACCTGAGGGATCGGATGATCATGTCCCTCAGTTCCTTATTGCCAATCTTGACTATGATGCCTACGTCGGTCAGATTGCCATTGGTCGCCTGAGAAACGGCGTCCTCAAAATGGGTACAAATTATCTACTGGCAGGCGAACACAAACAAACACCCAATGTGAAATTTTCCGCTTTATACACATTTGATGGTCTTCGACGTCAACAAGTCGAAGAAGTTGTATCTGGTGATATCATTGCCTTTGCAGGTATTGATAACATCTCCATAGGTGACACTATCACTTCAATTGAAAATCCAGATTTATTGCCTCGTATTCATGTGGACGAGCCCACAGTCTCAATGATTTTCTATGTCAATACCAGTCCATTTGCCGGTCAAGATGGTAAATACCTGACTTCAAGACATATTCTTGCCCGACTGGAAAAGGAAATGAAATTCAATGTTTCCCTGCAGATTGAACAACTGAAGAATCGCGCTGACGCCTTTGAAGTCAGAGGCCGCGGCGAACTTCAGATGGCTGTCCTCATCGAGACCATGCGCCGCGAAGGCTATGAGTTTATGGTATCCAAGCCCCGAGTTATCACTAAAGAAATTGACGGCAGATTGTCAGAACCAGTTGAAAAGCTATATCTGGACATTCCTGAAGAATTTGTGGGTGTCATGTCAGAAAAATTGTCCATCCGGAAAGGTCGCATGGCGAATATTATCAACCACGGCAGTGGACGGGTAAATTTAGAATTCAGAATTCCATCTCGTGGACTGATTGGTTTTCGTACCACCTTTATGACTGAAACCAAGGGTGCTGGCGTGATGAATACCATTATGGAGGGTTATGCTCCCTGGTTTGGTCCCATCCCCCAGCGAAATACAGGAGCTCTGGTTTCTGATCGTTCAGGAAAAATCACGGCCTACGCCAGTTTGAGCATGGAAGATCGGGGAGAACTGCAACTCGATGTGGGTACCCAGGTCTACGCCGGAATGGTAATCGGGGAGCGGAATCGTCCTGGAGATCTGGATGTAAATATTACTCGTGAAAAGAAATTGACCAATATGCGTAGCGCAAATGCTGATCAAACTGTCACACTGCGGAAACCTCATCTGCTTACTCTGGATGAGGCGATAGAATTTATCTCTGAGAATGAGCTGGTTGAAATCACACCTGAAAATATCCGCATTCGTAAAATGGAGCTGGATCCCAACAAACGTCTTTCCCAGGCCAGGAAAGATAAGCGGGTTGATGATTAA